TGCCCCGCCCCGTTCAGCCGCCATCATCCCCTGCTGCCTCGGTCGGATTACCGGTCGCGGTTTGGTTCGGGGTGATCCTGCTCGCCGTCCTTGTCGCCTACGGACCGGCGCTGCGCGGTGATTTCCTCTGGGACGACACCGGCCATGTCACCCACCCGGAGCTGAGTTCGCTGGGCGGCCTGTTCCGCATCTGGTTCGAGCCCGGGGCCACGCAGCAGTATTATCCGCTGCTGCATTCGGCATTCTGGCTGGAATACCAGATTTGGGGCGAAGCCCCGGCCGGCTATCATCTGGTCAACGTGCTCTGGCATTCGCTGTCCGCTTGCCTGTTGATCGTGCTCCTTCGGCGGGTTTCAGTGCCCGGCGCGACGCTGGCCGGGCTGGTCTTCGCATTACACCCGGTCTGCGTCGAGTCCGTCGCCTGGATTTCCGAGCAGAAGAACACGCTCTCCACCGTTTTCTACCTCGCGGCGGCTCTGGCCTGGCTGCGCTTTGAGGACGACCGAAAACCGGCACGCTACGCCGTCACCACGCTCTGGTTTTCGGCCGCGCTGCTGACAAAAACGGTCACCGCCACCCTGCCCGCCGCCCTCCTCGTGCTCGCTTGGTGGCGTCGCGGACGCCTCTCCTGGCGCGGCGACGTGTTGCCGCTCCTGCCGTGGCTCGCGCTCGGGGTGGCCGCAGGACTTGGAACCGTATGGTTCGAGGCGAACCATATCGGCGCTCAGGGAGATGACTTTGCCCTGAGTGGCGTCGAACGCGGACTGCTCGCCGGCCGTGTCGTCTGGTTCTACCTTGGAAAACTGGTCTGGCCGGCCGGGCTCGCCTTCTTCTACCCGCGCTGGACCATCGATACCGGAGCCTGGTGGCAATGGCTGTTCCCGCTCTCCGCCCTCGGTGCGCTGGCCGCCGCCGTGTGGTGGAGCCGGCGCGACCGCGGACCGCTGGCCGCCGCGCTCCTCTACGGCGGCACTCTGTTCCCCGTCCTCGGATTCGTGAACGTCTATCCCTTCGTTTTCTCCTTTGTGGCGGACCACTTCCAGTATCTGGCGAGCCTGGGGATGATCGCGTTTCTCACCGCCGTCTCGGTCCGCGGCTTCGCGCTGCTGCGCGTTCCAAGCTGGAGCGGCCCGGTCGTCGCCGTTGGCCTGTTGCTGCTGCTCGGCGGCCTCACCTGGCGGCAAAGCGCCCACTACCGCGACGTGTTCGCGCTCTACGAAGCCACGCTCGCGCGCAACCCTGACAGCTGGGTGGCGCACCTCAACCTCGGCACCGCCTTGGACGATGCCGGCCGGCCCGAAGAAGCCCTGCCCCACCTGCAACGCGCGCTGGAGCTGAAGCCGAACTTCCCAGAAACGCTCAACAGCCTCGGCAACGTGCTCAACCAACTCGGCCGGCCCGCCGAAGCGCGTCCGCTGCTGGAGAAAGCCCTGCAACTCCAGCCGCGCTTCGCCACCGCGCACAACGCCCTTGGCGTCACGCTCATGGCCCTCGGGCAGAGCGACGCCGGAATTGCCGCCTTCGAGCAGGCGCTGGCGAACAACCCGGGGCTGACACCCGCCCGCGTGAATCTCGGCTGGGCCCTGGCCAACAACGGTCGCACCGATGCCGCGCTTGAGCAGTTCGCAATCGCGCGGCGCCAGCAGCCTGATTTCGCCGATGCCGAGCTGAAGACCGGTCTGACATACGTCCTGACCCGGCGCCTGGCCGAAGCCCTCCCGCATGTACGCCGGGCCGTGGAGCTACAGCCGGACAACGCCGATATGCGCCACATCCTCGGCGTCATTCTGCTCGATCTCCGTCGCCCGGCTGAAGCTGCCGAGCAATTTGAAACCGCGCTGGAGCTGAATCCCGCCCACCCCGGCGCCCGCGCCGGACTCGAGCAGCTCTATCGTCTGCAGTCGCGCTGAGCCGAATTTCTCACGCCTTGCAGGGCACGCCTCGTTCGCCGGCGAATGCAATTGGGCACCCGTCGGGCGCGGACAAGCCGTGCCCCTACGGTTCATCTGCCCTGAAGCGTCCTGCCTACGCCGCAGGTCGCTTCCGCCGTGCAACCTTCACAGCGAGCGCCACCAACCCGAGCATCAGCCCGATGCCGAGCAACGCGGCGCCTGGCGCATCGTCGGTGTCCCCGATGTAAATCCCCGCGGCCGCCAGCGCCACGCCCAACACCACGATTCCCGAGGCAACGACCAGATTCTTGTTCATAGGAACCCAGTGTGAGCCCAAGGCATGAAACCTTGATGAACTCACGATGAAATCCGCGTGAACCGGCCGCTGGGCGCAATTCGCTTACGCTACTGGCGTTTTGGTCAATTCGCCGTTCACAAGGCGCCAGACGCCGAGGGGGTTGGCGTTTTGCAGCTCCACGGGCAGCAGATCGTCAGAGAAGCCCTGGTAGCAGACCGGACGGGCCCAGCGTCCGATGGCCCGGGTGCCGACCGAGGTCGTGCGGCCGCCGTCGCTCGTCGAGGGATACGGACCGCCGTGCACGATGGCGTGGCTGACCTCGACGCCCGTGGGGTAGCCGTTGAGCACGAGGCGGCCGGCCTTGGTGGCAAGAATCTCGATCAACTCGCCATTGGCCTTCGCCTCGCCGGCACCCGCGTGGACCGTCGCCGTGAGCGAGCCTTCGACGCTGGCGGCCACGCGTCGCATCTCGGCGGCGTCCTTGCACCAGACGACTAGCGAGCTCGGCCCGAAGATTTCCTCCCCGAGTGCGTGGTTGCCGAGGAAGCTCATCGCATCCGCTTCAAACCACACGGGCGCGGCTCCGCAGCCGCCGACGGCCTTGCCCTGCGCGACGACCTTCACGCCGGGCTGCTTCGCCCGCGCCGCGGTGTTGGTCGCATAAGTTTTGGCGATGCCGGCGGTCAGCATCACGCCTCCGGGCGTGCCGGACAGTTTTGTGGCCAGATCCTTCACGAACTGCTCCGCCTGCGGCGAACGCTGGAGCACGATGAGGCCGGGGTTGGTGCAGAACTGGCCGACGCCGAGCGTGCTCGAGGCGTGCAGACCGTCCACCAGCGCCGAGGCCCGTTCCGCGATCGCACCGGGCAAGATGAACACGGGGTTAACACTGCCCATCTCCGCATAGACCGGGATCGGCTCCGGCCGCGCCGCGCCCAGATCGGCGAGCGCCCGGCCGCCCTTGACTGAACCGGTGAAGCCCACCGCCTTGACCAGCGGGTGTTTCACCAGCGCCTGGCCAACCTCGAAACCCGCATCGAACAGCAGTGAGAACGTGCCCTCGGGCAGCCCGCAGTCGCGCACGGCGTGAAGAATCAGCCGGCCGGTGAGTTCGCTGGTGCCCGGGTGCGCGGGATGCGCTTTGACGATGACGGGGCAACCCGCGGCGAAGGCCGAGGCGGTGTCCCCGCCCGCGACCGAGTAGGCGAAGGGGAAATTGCTGGAACCGAATACCACCACCGGACCGAGCGGGCGGAGCAGCGAGCGATGGTCGGGCTTGGGCAGCGGCTTGCGCTCCGGCTGGGCCGTCTCGATGCGCGCGTCGAGCCAGCTGCCGGTCTCGGCCGCCTGGGCGTAAAGCCGGAGTTGCCCAACCGTGCGGGCGACTTCGCCCTTGAGGCGCATCTCGGGCAGGGCGGTTTCCAACATGGCGCGGGCCACGAGATCGTCGGCCTTGGCCTCAAGGTTGGCCGCGATGGCACGAAGAAACTTGCCGCGATCCGCTCCGGAAAGGCGGGCCAGGCCCGGGGCCGCACTGGCCGCCAGCTCGGCGGCCCGGTTCACGTCAGTCACGGTGGCCGAGAGGAACGAGGGTTCGAGCGGCGTGTTTTTCGCCGGATCGAAGGCCTTGAAGGTGGCGCCGCCTGCGCCGCTGGAACCGAAGCCGATGAGGGAGCCGCCGTCTGGTTTCATAGGGTAAGAGTCGCAGAGTTATGCGTAACGATCCGGATTAAGCAAAGTCAGATCCACGGACGGTTTGCGTTCACAGATGACCTCCGCGAGCAGGCGCCCTGCCCCGGGAGCGAGCGTGACGCCCAGCATGGCGTGCCCGCAGGCGGTGGCTAGGTTGCGGTATTGTCCGAACCTGCCGATATAAGGCAACCCGTCAGGCGATACCGGGCGGTAGCCGAACCATGGCCGCACACCGGCAAAGTCGGCGGCGCTGAACTCCGGCAGGTAGGCGTTCACCGCGGCAATGATCTGCTCCACGCGCTCGGGGCGCACGCGGTCGTTGTGTCCGGCGATTTCCATCGTGCCGCCGAAGCGCAGCGTGTTGCCCATCGGCGTGACGGCCACGCGCCGCTCCTTCAGGATGAAGGGCTTCGTGACACGGAAACGCGGAGCGGGCAGCGTGAGGCTGTAGCCCTTGCCTGCCTGCATCGGCAGGCGCAGACCGAGTCCGGCCGCCATGCCGCCGGACCATGAACCCCCCGTCAGCACAAACTCGTCGGCAATCAAGTCGCCTGAGGTGGTCTGGGCGGCGGAGACACGCTGCCCCACCACGCGCCAGCCGAAGATCGTCGTGTTCCAACGGAACCGCACGCCCATCTCCGCGAGCAAACCGGAGAGTGCCGCGCAGAACTTCGCCGGTGTGAGATGGGCGTCGATCGGAAAATAGACCGAGCCCGCGATGTCGAGCTTCACGCCGAGGCCGAGTGCGGCGGTCTGCGTTGAGTTCAGCACCTGGGCCTCGACGCCCAGTTCATTGGCGACGCGCGCGAGGCCGTTCGCCTCGTCGTCGAGGCTCTCCTGGGTGCGGCAGAGATTGAGCAGCCCGTCCTTGCGGAACCCCGAGCGGTCGCCGGTGAGGTCGTCGAGTTCCTCGTAGAGCGCGCGGCTTTGCAGGCAAAGGTCGCGCAGGAGGGGTGCGGCGCGGGCCACATGCCGGCGGTTGCTGGCGCGCCAGAACAGCCAGCCCCAGCGCATCAGCTCCGTGTCGAGTCGCGGCTGGATGTAGAACGGGCTGCGCGAATCCATCATCCACTTCAGCCCCTTCCAGACCATGCCCGGCGCGGCCAGCGGGATAACGTGGCTCGGCGAGACGTAACCCGCGCTGCCCAGCGCGCAGTGATCATGCCCCGGACCGGACTGCCGTTCCACCACCGTGACGGCGAGCCCCTCCCGCGCCAAGTAATAGGCGGTGCAAAGGCCCACGATGCCGCCGCCGCAGATGATGGCCGATTTTGCGGTGCGCATCGCTCAGCGCAGTCCCCACGCAAACGGATCGGCCGGATCGAGCAACAGTGTGGCGTCGGCCGTCACGTGCGCCGTGCCGGTGATGGTCGGCACCACCTTGTCACCCTGCCGGCGGTATTTCGCCCGGAACGTGCTGCCCACGATGCTTTCCTGCACCCATTCGGTGCCGGGCGCCAGTTTGTTGTCGGCGGCGAGGCAGGCGAGTTTGGCGCTGGTGCCCGTGCCGCAGGGCGAACGATCGTAGGCTTGGCTAGGGCAAAGCACAAAATTCCGGCTGCTGGCCCCGGCCCGGACCGCCGGGCCAAAAAGTGCGACGTGGTCGATCTCGGGGAATCCCGTATCCCGCACCGCCTGCCGGATGCGCGCGCAGTAGGAGGTCAGCTGCGTCAGGTTGTCGGTCTCGAGGCGCTGGTCGTGCTTTTCGATCAGGCAGAACCAGTTTCCGCCCCACGCGAGATCAGCCTGCACGTCGCCGACGCCGGGCAGGTAGAGCGTGAAGTCCTTTTCCTTCCGGTAGGCCGGCACGTTGTCGAAGGTCACTTCGCCATTCGGGCCGAGAATCGCCGCGATGTAACCGGCGGGCGTGTCGAGGCGCACGAGGCCCGGCTCGACCAGTCCGGCGTGCGCCAGGGCCACCACGGTGCCGATCACGCCATGCCCGCACATGCTGAGGGGACCGGAGACGTTGAAGAAAACCACGCCGAAGTGGCAGGTCTGGTCGTGCGGCTCCACGAGCAGCGCCCCCACGAAGACATCGGAACCGCGCGGTTCGCCGATGACCGCCTGGCAGAAGGCCCGGTGCTTCTCCTGCAACCGCCTGGCCCGCTCCGCGAGCGGACCAGAGCCGAGATCGGGGCCGCCGTCGAGGACGAGGCGCGTCGGTTCCCCGCCCGTGTGGGTGTCGAGGACCTTGATTTGGGTGAAGGCGGCCATGCGCGAATCGAAAATGAGACCTTCGCCGGTCCCATGAAAGCAAAAAGCCGGCCGTCGGGAGACGGCCGGCTTGAAGAATCCCGAATCACCCCGGGTTAGACGGCGGCGGAGCCGTGCTCCTCGGTGCGGATGCGGATGACATCCTCGAGCGGCACGACGAAGATCTTGCCGTCGCCGATCTTGCCGGTTTTCGCGGCGCCGGTGATGGCCGCGATGGCGGGCGCGAGCAGCTCGTCGGTCACGGCGACCTCAATCTTCACCTTGGGCAGGAAGTCCACGGTGTATTCGCTGCCCCGGTAGATCTCGGTGTGGCCCTTCTGGCGGCCGAAGCCCTTGACCTCGGTGACGGTGAGGCCCTCGACCCCGGCCTTGGACAGGGCCTCTTTGACCTCGTCCAGTTTGAACGGCTTGATGATGGCGATGATGAGTTTCATGTGGGTGAGTATTGAGGGTTAGCCGATGTAGCCTTCTTCGCCGTGTTCGGCGACATCCAGACCGTTGGACTCGGTTTCGGCGCTGGGGCGCAGACCGATGACGGCCTTGACGATGAAGGCGATGACCGCGGTGGCCACCACGCTCCAGACGATGGTGAGGACGACGGCCTTGAGCTGGCTGGCCAGGAGGCCCTCCTTGAGGGGGCCGACCACGGAGTTGACCTTCTCGTCGGCGAAGACGCCGGTGAGGATGGCACCCATCGTGCCGCCCACGCCGTGAACGCCGAAGGTGTCGAGGGCGTCATCATAGCCGAGCCACTTCTTGAGGTAGGCCACGGCGAAGAACGGAACCGCACCGGCGAGCACGCCCATGATGACTGCGGAGGTCGCAGTGACGAAACCGGCGGCAGGAGTGATGACAACCAGGCCGGCCACGATGCCGGAGCAGAAGCCGAGGACGGAGGGCTTGCCGCGGAGCACCCACTCGATGCAACCCCACACGAAGCCGGCGATGGCCGCGGCGAGGGTCGTGGTGGTGAAGGCGTTGGAGGCGATGGCGTCGGCGCCGAGCGCGGAGCCGGCGTTGAAGCCATACCAGCCCACCCAGAGCATGCCGGTGCCGACCATACAGAGCACCATGGAGTGCGGGGGCATCGGCTCCTTGCCGAAGCCGTGGCGCTTGCCGAGGATGATGCAGAGCACCAGGGCGGACCAGCCCGAGGTCATGTGGACCACGGTGCCGCCGGCAAAGTCGATGGCCTTGATGCCGGCCTCGGGATTAAGCGGACCGCACATGAAACCGGTCGTGGACCAGACCATGTGGGCAAAGGGGAAATAGACCACGAACATCCACACGCCCACGAAGAGCATCACGGCCGAGAACTTCATTCGCTCGGCGATGGCGCCGACGATCAGCGCGGGGGTGATGATGGCGAAGGTCAGCTGGAACATCGCCCACATCGAGTCGGAGATCCAGTAGTAGCCCGCGCCGAC
This DNA window, taken from Oleiharenicola lentus, encodes the following:
- a CDS encoding ammonium transporter yields the protein MNPLHTLKLPRFLALAGAMLVSAWGFSLRAEEAAAPAEPTVEQRLADLEAYVNNTARTPDVASKIAGPGPGHNAWQMTSTALVLFMTLPGLALFYGGLVRKKNVLSVLAQCLGIAGLVTILWWAVGYSLSFGAGNAFIGDLAYKFFEGVNPGAVGAGYYWISDSMWAMFQLTFAIITPALIVGAIAERMKFSAVMLFVGVWMFVVYFPFAHMVWSTTGFMCGPLNPEAGIKAIDFAGGTVVHMTSGWSALVLCIILGKRHGFGKEPMPPHSMVLCMVGTGMLWVGWYGFNAGSALGADAIASNAFTTTTLAAAIAGFVWGCIEWVLRGKPSVLGFCSGIVAGLVVITPAAGFVTATSAVIMGVLAGAVPFFAVAYLKKWLGYDDALDTFGVHGVGGTMGAILTGVFADEKVNSVVGPLKEGLLASQLKAVVLTIVWSVVATAVIAFIVKAVIGLRPSAETESNGLDVAEHGEEGYIG
- a CDS encoding P-II family nitrogen regulator; this encodes MKLIIAIIKPFKLDEVKEALSKAGVEGLTVTEVKGFGRQKGHTEIYRGSEYTVDFLPKVKIEVAVTDELLAPAIAAITGAAKTGKIGDGKIFVVPLEDVIRIRTEEHGSAAV
- a CDS encoding tetratricopeptide repeat protein, giving the protein MPRPVQPPSSPAASVGLPVAVWFGVILLAVLVAYGPALRGDFLWDDTGHVTHPELSSLGGLFRIWFEPGATQQYYPLLHSAFWLEYQIWGEAPAGYHLVNVLWHSLSACLLIVLLRRVSVPGATLAGLVFALHPVCVESVAWISEQKNTLSTVFYLAAALAWLRFEDDRKPARYAVTTLWFSAALLTKTVTATLPAALLVLAWWRRGRLSWRGDVLPLLPWLALGVAAGLGTVWFEANHIGAQGDDFALSGVERGLLAGRVVWFYLGKLVWPAGLAFFYPRWTIDTGAWWQWLFPLSALGALAAAVWWSRRDRGPLAAALLYGGTLFPVLGFVNVYPFVFSFVADHFQYLASLGMIAFLTAVSVRGFALLRVPSWSGPVVAVGLLLLLGGLTWRQSAHYRDVFALYEATLARNPDSWVAHLNLGTALDDAGRPEEALPHLQRALELKPNFPETLNSLGNVLNQLGRPAEARPLLEKALQLQPRFATAHNALGVTLMALGQSDAGIAAFEQALANNPGLTPARVNLGWALANNGRTDAALEQFAIARRQQPDFADAELKTGLTYVLTRRLAEALPHVRRAVELQPDNADMRHILGVILLDLRRPAEAAEQFETALELNPAHPGARAGLEQLYRLQSR
- a CDS encoding proline racemase family protein, translating into MAAFTQIKVLDTHTGGEPTRLVLDGGPDLGSGPLAERARRLQEKHRAFCQAVIGEPRGSDVFVGALLVEPHDQTCHFGVVFFNVSGPLSMCGHGVIGTVVALAHAGLVEPGLVRLDTPAGYIAAILGPNGEVTFDNVPAYRKEKDFTLYLPGVGDVQADLAWGGNWFCLIEKHDQRLETDNLTQLTSYCARIRQAVRDTGFPEIDHVALFGPAVRAGASSRNFVLCPSQAYDRSPCGTGTSAKLACLAADNKLAPGTEWVQESIVGSTFRAKYRRQGDKVVPTITGTAHVTADATLLLDPADPFAWGLR
- a CDS encoding FAD-dependent oxidoreductase; the protein is MRTAKSAIICGGGIVGLCTAYYLAREGLAVTVVERQSGPGHDHCALGSAGYVSPSHVIPLAAPGMVWKGLKWMMDSRSPFYIQPRLDTELMRWGWLFWRASNRRHVARAAPLLRDLCLQSRALYEELDDLTGDRSGFRKDGLLNLCRTQESLDDEANGLARVANELGVEAQVLNSTQTAALGLGVKLDIAGSVYFPIDAHLTPAKFCAALSGLLAEMGVRFRWNTTIFGWRVVGQRVSAAQTTSGDLIADEFVLTGGSWSGGMAAGLGLRLPMQAGKGYSLTLPAPRFRVTKPFILKERRVAVTPMGNTLRFGGTMEIAGHNDRVRPERVEQIIAAVNAYLPEFSAADFAGVRPWFGYRPVSPDGLPYIGRFGQYRNLATACGHAMLGVTLAPGAGRLLAEVICERKPSVDLTLLNPDRYA
- a CDS encoding aldehyde dehydrogenase (NADP(+)) codes for the protein MKPDGGSLIGFGSSGAGGATFKAFDPAKNTPLEPSFLSATVTDVNRAAELAASAAPGLARLSGADRGKFLRAIAANLEAKADDLVARAMLETALPEMRLKGEVARTVGQLRLYAQAAETGSWLDARIETAQPERKPLPKPDHRSLLRPLGPVVVFGSSNFPFAYSVAGGDTASAFAAGCPVIVKAHPAHPGTSELTGRLILHAVRDCGLPEGTFSLLFDAGFEVGQALVKHPLVKAVGFTGSVKGGRALADLGAARPEPIPVYAEMGSVNPVFILPGAIAERASALVDGLHASSTLGVGQFCTNPGLIVLQRSPQAEQFVKDLATKLSGTPGGVMLTAGIAKTYATNTAARAKQPGVKVVAQGKAVGGCGAAPVWFEADAMSFLGNHALGEEIFGPSSLVVWCKDAAEMRRVAASVEGSLTATVHAGAGEAKANGELIEILATKAGRLVLNGYPTGVEVSHAIVHGGPYPSTSDGGRTTSVGTRAIGRWARPVCYQGFSDDLLPVELQNANPLGVWRLVNGELTKTPVA